The following is a genomic window from Ethanoligenens harbinense YUAN-3.
TCCTGCATCACGCCGCCGAACAAGGCGTTCGCACAGGCTACGATGCTCATGCCTACATGGTGCGCCATATAGCTTTTGACGATGGCACCCCGGCCGCCGGTGCGTGCGGCGGTGAAGTCCACGGCCTCAAAGAATCCGCAGCGGCCGTACAGTCCCAGTTTTTCCAGACGTTCCAGGTTGCGCAGGCTGTTGGCGGTATCAAATGGCAGCGCCAGAAAGGTGGAATACGGCGAGACCACCAGATCATTGTCCATGCCGCGCTTGAGCGCCAGTTTCTGCACGCCGTGCGCTTCATACTGATAATTGAGCGCGGCGTCGAACGCATAGAATCCGCTCTCGGAAATCCCCCATGGCACACCGTGGGAACGCACCCGCCGTTTCTGGCAGTAGAGCACGAACCGCAGCGTTTCAGCCGAGAGGGAGTCCTCGTAGACGGGCAGCAACAGGTGGGGCATGAGATATTCGAACATCGTACCCGTCCAAGAGACCGGGCCGGTGTAGCCGTTCTGTCTCGTGAGGGTGCGCCCCAGCGTGCCCCAGTGGCGTTTGGGCACGATGCGCCTGGCCACGGCGTAATAACTGGCCAGCCGGGCCTCGCTCATCAGCAGGTCGTAGTAGATGTTGCTCCGTTCTTTTTTTTCGATATCGTATCCGATATGGAACAGCTTGCGGCGCTTGTTGTAGAGAACGGCCATATCGGTGTTGTCCATCAGTTGGCGGATGCGTACGCGCAGCGGAGCAAACGGGGCTTCGGCGGCGTAGTCGCGCAGCCCCTCGTAGAGTGCCGTAAGGCAGCAGAGCAGGTTGCCGCTGTCCACAGTGGAGACATAGGCCGGGTGCAGCGGAGCAAGGGTGCGGGTATCGTACCAGTTGTAGAGATGGCCGTGCCACTTGGGCAGGCGTTCCATGGTGGAAACCGTGCTATCGACGCGGCGGAACAGCGTTTCTCCGTCAATCAGGCCGAAATCGCGCGCGGCCAGCGTGGCAAGTAATGCAAGGCCGATGTTTGTGGGCGAGGTGCGGTGGGCCACGGCATGCACCGGCGCTTCCTGCACGTTGTCCGGCGGCAGAAAATGGTCGTCTTCACCGGCAAAATCCTCATAATAGCGCCACATCGCGGCCGTGTAAGAACGAAGGATCTCTTTATCTGCCGGGCGCAGGCTGTCGTCCGCGGGGCGAGCGGGGCGGCCGGAGAACCACGCGATGAGCGGTGCGGCAATGAAAAACGCCCCCGCGATCTGCGCCGCGGGAGAGAGGGCGGCAAACAGGAACAACAGCCCAGCTGTCATGGCCGGCCAGAACCGGCGCAGACCGTCGCCGCCCCGGGCTCGCGTTTCGCTTTCGGCGGAGGTCGTCCACGCGAGCAGGTCCTTTCCGGTGTGCTGCCTCCAGAGTGCCCTGCAGAGAGCGTCCAGCGCCGTCCACGCGTGCACTGGAAGAAACAGATAGCCCAGAGCGCCCTGTGCCAGCGCGTTGACGGCCTGCGGCATTACCTTACAGTGGTATTTGCGCGAGAGCATGGACGGGCCGCCTGCCAGCACGGCCAGCAAAGCGTTCCACAAGCCTGCGCCCGCCACCGAGAGCACCGCCGCGGCCACAAGGAACAGCGCGAGCGGCAGCGGCGAAAATGCCGCCGAGATCAGGCAGACGAACGCCAGCACCGGCGTGAGGGAACGGCGCAGGTTGTCCCAGAGCTTGAACCGGGAAAGCCCGTCAAGCGGGGAATCGCGCCGCCCGCCGTCGGCGGCGGGAATGCGGCGGCCGAGAAAGGCGATGTTCTGCCAGTCGCCGCGGACCCAGCGGTGCAGGCGGGAGAACCAGGCATCCGGTCTTGCGGGAAAGCCGTCGGTCAGCTCCACGTCCGAGAGGAAGCCCGCCCGCAAAAAGCAGCCCTCGAGGATATCGTGGCTGAGAATGCGATTTTCGGGCAGCGCACCGCCGGCGAGCTGATAAAACGCGTCCACATGAATGAGCCCTTTGCCTGCAAAGATGCCTTCGCCAAACAAGTCCTGATAGATGTCGCCCGCCGCATTGTCGTAGGCCGTCACGCCGCCGCAGCCCGCCATCACGCGCGAAAATGCCGTATTGCCTGCCGATTCGAGGTCCACTCCGATGCGCGGCGCGAGGATGCCGTAGCCGCGCGTCACCACGCCGCGTGCCGTGTCCACTTCCGGCGCGTTGAGCGGATGCATGGCGGCGGCCACCATATCGGCTGCGCTGTCCATGATCAGTCCGGTGTCTGCGTCCAGCGTGATGAGGTATTTCACTTGCCGCACGTGCGCGAGGTCGCCCTCCGCCGTGATGATGGAAGTTTTTTCTCCCTTGATGAAGCGCACCAGCTCCAGGATGGCGCCGCGCTTGCGCTCCCAGCCCGCAAAATCGCCCTGGGTCTCGCAGAAGCGGCGGGCGCGCACAAACAGGCAGAAGTGCGGGCCGTATTTCCGGTTGAGCTTGGCGACAGCGCGTACGGCGGCGGTGACCACGGCTTTGTCCTCCGGGCGTTCGGGCAGGCGCGCTTCCCGCAGATCGGCCAAAATGCCGAACTGGATGCTGCCCCGCCCGTTCGCCATATAAAACTGCTCCAGTTTTTGCGCGAACGCCCCGACTTTCTGCGTGGAGGAGAGCAGAGTGGAAATGACCGCGAGCGTATCCGCTCCTTCGGGAATGACGCCATCGAGCTCAAAGCGCGGCATCTGTGTAACCGGCACGCCTTTCATAAAAACATAATCGAGCAGCGGGCGAAGCGTTTCCCACAGCGGCAGATAGAGCGGCAGGGCGGCCCACGGCGCGCCAAGCAGCAGCCCCAACGCCAGCCCCAACGCCAGCGGCGCGAGCCACAACGTGAGCAGATAGGCTTTGCCGCGCCGATGCCGGCGGGGACGGTCCAGTTCCTGCTCCAGAATATAATACCCCACATGGCGCGTGCGGGCAGAGGCGCCGTTTTGGGCGAGCGATACCGCCAGCTCGGCCGCCTGCCCTTCCGGCATGCCGCGTTTTCGGGCAATCTCGGCCAGGCGAGTGCGGTAGCAGGCGCGGGAACGCTCGTCCATTTTGGGGTAGACGCCCGCCGGGTCGGTGCTCAGGATGCGTTCGATGCGGCTGAGCTGCTCCACGATCTCCGAAAAATCGAAGGTGGTGAGGAAATGAAGCGTGCGCACCGCATCCGACACGGCCGTTTCGTCCGCTTCGGTTTGGGATACCCGCGTGCAGGCTTCGGCGGCGCGGTGGATGAGCGCCGCCCGCAGAAAAAGCGGAAAAGCCGCCAGTTCCACGCTTTCCAGTTCACGCGCCTGGTCCAGCGCAGACAGAAACGCCGTGATGGAGGCCGTATCAATCCGTCCGCCGGCCGCTTCGCAGAACCGCGCGGCATACCGGTGGATGAGTGGAAGGCCCGCCTCATCACAGGGCAGAGCCTCAGTTTCCCCCAGTGCACGGATGACAAGACGTCCCTCGCGCTCAAAAATGTAGTAATTGTCGAACAGCCATTCCGAGGCGCCCGCCACTGCCGCCCGCCCGTAGACCAGTTCCTTGTATGTCTCCCGGATGCGCGCCAGGTCGGCGTGCAGGCTTTTGCGCACCGCACTCGCTTTTGCCTGTTCATGCGGCGCGGCATATTCCGCTGCTTCTTTGGCCGCCCGCTCCATGGTCTGTCTGGTTGCTTCCTCCATGTCGTCCTCCCCGTTAGGCTCAAAATTCATGGATATTTTTGCCCAAAGCGGCGCAAAGCATACATGGGGTGGCTTTCAGTCTGTGCGGCCACATTGTCTTTGCACAAAAAGGCGGACCGTGCCAACGGTTTACTTTCTTATTTTATTGTGCTAAACTGGTCACATTAGGCATTGACCCACGCGCAAAAGGAGGATTCGCATGAACAGCAAGATCCAGGACGACCATTTGGATTATTTGTTCAAGGCAATTCTGTCATTGAAAAACATAGAGGAATGCTACAATTTTTTTGAAGACCTCTGCACGGTAGCCGAAATCAAGGCAATGGCACAGCGCCTGCATGTGGCCAAAATGCTGCGCGACCACCATATCTACAGCGATATCGTGGCCACTACCGGCGCGAGCACCGCGACTATCAGCCGGGTCAACCGCTGCCTGCACTACGGCAGCGAGGGATATACCACCGTACTGGAAAGGCTTGAAAGCGAATGAGCGCCTACGACGTGCTTGGACGGTATTACGATTTGCTAATGCAGGATATGGACTATGAGGCGCGGGCAGACTATCTGCTGTCGGTGCTGGAGCGGCACGGGGAAAAGCCCGGCACGGTGCTGGACCTCGCCTGCGGCACCGGCAGTTTGAGCGTGGAGCTGGCACGGCACGGCCGGGAGGTGGTGGGCGTGGATGCTTCCGAGCAAATGCTCGCGCAGGCGGCCGAAAAGGCGGCGGCGTTCCCGCAGGGGCAGATGCTGTTCCTGTTGCAGAAGATGGGTGAAATTGATCTCTATGGCACGGTGAGCGCGGCCGTCTGCACGCTGGACGGTATCAACCACCTGCTCACGGAGCATGATGTGCGGAGGGCTTTTGAGCGGGTGGCGTTGTTTTTGGAGCCGGGCGGGCTGTTCGTTTTCGACGTGAACACGCCGTATAAGTTCCGACATGTGCTGGATGGCAACGCATTTGTCTACGATTATGACGAGATTTACTGTGTGTGGCAGAACGCATTCGACGGGGAGAGCGGAATCTGCGAGTTCCTGCTCACCTTTTTCGAGCAGGAAAAGGGGCGGTACCGCAGGCAGGACGAAGCGTTTGCCGAGCGTGCGTATGGGGACGCGGAGCTGCGCGGCTGGCTGCGGGATGCTGGGCTGGCGCCGCTGGCCCGCTATGCCGATCTCTCGTTTGATGCACCGGGTGAAACAGAAGAACGCGTGGTCTATGTGGCGCGAAAGGAGTGAAACGGATGGGCAGACTGATACGGGCGATCACGGGAGACGGTACCATCGTGGCCTATGCGCTGGACGCCACCGATATGGTGCGGCAGGCCGAAACCATTCACAAAACGTCCGCGGTGGTCACGGCGGCGCTGGGGCGGCTGCTCACGGCCGCCTCCATGATGGGCGTGATGCTCAAAGGCAAGGATGACAGCATTACCCTGCGCGTGAATGGTGACGGCCCGGCAGGCATGCTCATCGCGGTAGCCGACAGCCAGGGCAATGTCAAGGGCTATGTGGAAAACCCCGTGGTGGAGCTGCCGCTCAATGCGGAGGGCAAGCTGGATGTGGGCGGTGCGGTAGGGCGCAGGGGCACGCTGCAGGTGCTCAAGGACCTCAATCTGAAAGAGCCGTATGTGGGGCACACGTCCATCGTTTCGGGAGAGATTGCCGAGGATATCACGCAGTATCTTGCCACCAGCGAGCAGGTGCCTTCGGTCTGTGCGTTGGGCGTGCTGGTCGATACCGACCTGAGCGTGCGCGTGGCGGGCGGCTATATCATCCAGCTCCTGCCGTTTGCCGATGAAGCCGCAGTGGGGCGCTTGGAACAGAACCTCAAGCGGGTGCCCGCCGTCACCGCCGCCATGGACGCGGGGCAGACACCGGAAGATCTGGTCCGGCAGGTGCTGGATGGGTTTGAACTGGAAATTCTGGACGAGTGCAACGCGGACTATGTGTGCGAATGTTCGCGTGAGCGGGTGGAAAATGCGCTGCGCAGTATGGGCGCGACGGAGTTGCACGCCATGATCGAGGAACAGGGCGGTGCAGAGGTGCTCTGCCATTTCTGCGGGAAAACCTATCGGTTCGGTGCGGAGGAATTGGAAAATCTGATCCCACCGGCAAAGTAAGCCATTGACGTACACCGGGCAGCGTGTTATCATAAATATAGAACCGCATATCGGGGAATGAAGTGCTCCCCGGGCGTTTGCCATAACTGCCAATACACAGGCTGATGACTTCTGTGATCGATGAGAATTACAGAGCTATCAGCCTTTTTGCGCGTATACCCCGGCATGCGGATACAGAGAAATGGGCAATTGGAGAGGATACAAATGGTCAGTTGGAGGAACCGGATACTGCTGCTGCTTTTAACAGCGGCAACAGGCGTGGCGATGGGTTCGGTGTCGGCGTTGTTCCTGTGGCTGCTGGCGCTGGTGACCGGCATGCGTGAGCGGCAGCCGCTCTGGATCGCGCTGCTGCCAGTGGTGGGCGTGTTCACCGTGTTTCTGTACACACGTTTTGGCAAAAACGCACAGCGCGGCAACAACCTTATCATCGACAGCGTAAACGAGAATGAGCAGGTGCCGCTGCGGATGGGAATATTCACCTTTATCTGCACGGTACTGACACAGTTGGTCGGCGGTTCCGTTGGGCGCGAGGGCACGGCGGTGCAGGTCGGCGGTACCATTGCCAATGTGCTTGGCAGGGCTTTTCATCTGCATCATCCCTACCATCGCATCCTGGTGATGGCCGGCATCAGCGCGGGCTTCGGCTCGGTGTTCGGCATGCCGCTTGCGGGCGCGGTGTTTGGCATGGAGATGTGCTTTGTCGGGCATCTCGGCTATGAGGCGTTGCTGCCATGCTTTGTGGCGTCATTTACGGCCGATTCGGTCACGCGTGCGCTGGGCATCACGCATGAGACGTATGCCATCACGTCGGTGCCGGCGGTGGGCTGGTATTCGCTTCTGGTCGTGGTGATTGCGGCGATGATCTTCGGCGTGGCAGGGCGGCTGTTTGCCGTGGCCATCCGCGCGCTCAAGCTTTTCTACGCCCGGAGGGTCAGCCATCCGATCCCGCGTGTGCTGCTCGGCAGCGCGGTTCTGTTGGTGGCCATGCTTGCCCTGCGGGCCGTTCCGTATGCGGGCTTGAGCACATGGATGATCGGCGCGGGATTTGCCGGCAAGGCGCAGTGGTATGACGGGCCGCTCAAGCTGTTGATGACCGTGCTCTCTTTGGGCGCGGGGTTCCAGGGCGGCGAGGTCACGCCGCTGTTCGATATCGGTGCAGGGCTTGGGGGCTGGCTCGGGCTGGTTGCGCGGCTCTCGCCGTCTTTGCTGGCGGCGCTTGGAATGATCTCGGTGTTTGGCTGCGCCGCCAATACGCCGCTGACGACGCTCATCATGGGCTTTGAACTGTTTGGCAACCAATCGCTTCCCTTTGTGGTCATCGCGGTGTTTGTCAGCTATTATGTTTCGGGCAGGTCGGGCATTTACGGTGCGCAGCGCGTTACAGCTGGCCGCCCGTTCTACCGTCCCGCGCATCCCGGCGAAACACTGGATGCTGCCGGAAACCGCAGCCTTACCGGCTATCTGGTCACCCATATTATGGCCAGGTTCAAAAAACGATAGGCGCCTTTACATAATAGCGTTTTTCCACTAAATGGACGACATCTTTGCGATACAGCTTCTGTTCGGCTGCGCTTTCAGCGGCGGCAAAGCCCGCTTTTCTCCTTATCCTTACAGGGCGAAAAATTTGCTTGCAAATTTTGTCATCTCTTCAATGGGAGAACAGTATAAAAACCAATAAGCAGACAAAAACGAGCGGGCGCAGATGCGTCCGCTCGTTTTTTATCTATACGACGGTGTGGCCAAATCACTCGATGAGCAATGGGTCGAATTTCAACTGGTCGGCGGAGATCAACGTGTATCGGATGCCGCCGTGCAGACCCTCCAGCGCATAGCGTCTTGCGCGCCCGTGCAGATGGCCGTAATAACAGCGCGTGATGCCATGCGCAGCCAGCACGTCGGTAATCTCGGCGCAGGTGAAATCCTTGTAAATGGGCGGATAGTGCAGAAACACCACCGGTTCCAGCCCCTGTTTTTCCGCTTCGCAGATGGAGGTGTGCAGCCGCCCGGCCTCGCGCAGCAGCACTTTTTTCTCGCCCTCGCTGTCGTAGAACCAGCCGCGTGTGCCGCACACGCAGCGCGCATCC
Proteins encoded in this region:
- a CDS encoding chloride channel protein is translated as MVSWRNRILLLLLTAATGVAMGSVSALFLWLLALVTGMRERQPLWIALLPVVGVFTVFLYTRFGKNAQRGNNLIIDSVNENEQVPLRMGIFTFICTVLTQLVGGSVGREGTAVQVGGTIANVLGRAFHLHHPYHRILVMAGISAGFGSVFGMPLAGAVFGMEMCFVGHLGYEALLPCFVASFTADSVTRALGITHETYAITSVPAVGWYSLLVVVIAAMIFGVAGRLFAVAIRALKLFYARRVSHPIPRVLLGSAVLLVAMLALRAVPYAGLSTWMIGAGFAGKAQWYDGPLKLLMTVLSLGAGFQGGEVTPLFDIGAGLGGWLGLVARLSPSLLAALGMISVFGCAANTPLTTLIMGFELFGNQSLPFVVIAVFVSYYVSGRSGIYGAQRVTAGRPFYRPAHPGETLDAAGNRSLTGYLVTHIMARFKKR
- the hslO gene encoding Hsp33 family molecular chaperone HslO, with product MGRLIRAITGDGTIVAYALDATDMVRQAETIHKTSAVVTAALGRLLTAASMMGVMLKGKDDSITLRVNGDGPAGMLIAVADSQGNVKGYVENPVVELPLNAEGKLDVGGAVGRRGTLQVLKDLNLKEPYVGHTSIVSGEIAEDITQYLATSEQVPSVCALGVLVDTDLSVRVAGGYIIQLLPFADEAAVGRLEQNLKRVPAVTAAMDAGQTPEDLVRQVLDGFELEILDECNADYVCECSRERVENALRSMGATELHAMIEEQGGAEVLCHFCGKTYRFGAEELENLIPPAK
- a CDS encoding YerC/YecD family TrpR-related protein, with the protein product MNSKIQDDHLDYLFKAILSLKNIEECYNFFEDLCTVAEIKAMAQRLHVAKMLRDHHIYSDIVATTGASTATISRVNRCLHYGSEGYTTVLERLESE
- a CDS encoding class I SAM-dependent DNA methyltransferase; its protein translation is MSAYDVLGRYYDLLMQDMDYEARADYLLSVLERHGEKPGTVLDLACGTGSLSVELARHGREVVGVDASEQMLAQAAEKAAAFPQGQMLFLLQKMGEIDLYGTVSAAVCTLDGINHLLTEHDVRRAFERVALFLEPGGLFVFDVNTPYKFRHVLDGNAFVYDYDEIYCVWQNAFDGESGICEFLLTFFEQEKGRYRRQDEAFAERAYGDAELRGWLRDAGLAPLARYADLSFDAPGETEERVVYVARKE
- a CDS encoding metallophosphoesterase, which gives rise to MSLYAIADLHLSLGTKKPMDIFEGWQDYVERLEANWRARIRPEDTVVVPGDISWAMSLEETKSDFAFLESLPGRKVLMKGNHDYWWATMAKMRAFLAQNGFASLSFVHNTAYPVDARCVCGTRGWFYDSEGEKKVLLREAGRLHTSICEAEKQGLEPVVFLHYPPIYKDFTCAEITDVLAAHGITRCYYGHLHGRARRYALEGLHGGIRYTLISADQLKFDPLLIE